From Gimesia panareensis, the proteins below share one genomic window:
- a CDS encoding cold-shock protein codes for MATGTIKKITEKGFGFINDGQQDIFFHLSSLDGVTFDQLVEGQTVEFESEKSDRGLRAVRVTTSE; via the coding sequence ATGGCCACTGGAACAATTAAAAAAATCACAGAAAAAGGTTTTGGCTTCATTAACGACGGTCAACAGGATATCTTTTTTCATCTCTCATCACTGGACGGAGTCACATTCGATCAACTGGTAGAAGGCCAGACAGTCGAATTCGAAAGCGAAAAAAGCGATCGCGGTCTGCGAGCTGTTCGCGTTACCACGTCTGAGTAA
- a CDS encoding fumarylacetoacetate hydrolase family protein, giving the protein MKLATLQTEQGPTVVSVADQEGQLTFYDLRAFDETLPPSLKGVLSLENGLERAEKAAGQAVEADRQITGTLCAPVPHPGKVICIGLNYRDHAEETGMAFPDEPVCFSKFTTSVTGPDQPIRIPEIAREVDFEAELVAVIGKTCRNVSQDDALNYIAGYMNGHDVSARDWQIGRPGGQWLLGKTADTFAPTGPYLVTSDEIEDANNLPIKLTLNGEVMQNSCTDKFIFTIQEIVQFLSQFMTLEPGDIIFTGTPPGVGMARKPPVYMKPGDQVDVEIQGLGVLHNPVEAWN; this is encoded by the coding sequence ATGAAGTTAGCTACTTTGCAAACAGAACAGGGTCCGACCGTTGTGTCCGTAGCTGATCAGGAAGGTCAGCTGACGTTCTATGATCTGCGCGCCTTCGACGAAACACTGCCCCCTTCACTGAAGGGCGTGCTCAGTCTGGAAAACGGGCTCGAACGTGCTGAAAAAGCAGCCGGGCAGGCTGTAGAAGCCGACCGACAGATTACCGGCACCCTCTGCGCTCCGGTTCCGCACCCGGGAAAAGTCATCTGCATCGGCCTGAACTATCGCGATCACGCCGAAGAAACAGGAATGGCATTTCCCGATGAACCGGTTTGCTTCAGTAAATTCACCACGTCAGTCACAGGACCGGATCAGCCGATTCGCATCCCGGAGATTGCCAGAGAAGTCGACTTTGAAGCCGAACTGGTAGCCGTGATCGGAAAAACATGCCGTAACGTCAGCCAGGACGACGCACTGAATTACATCGCGGGTTACATGAACGGACACGATGTTTCCGCACGCGACTGGCAGATTGGACGCCCGGGCGGACAGTGGCTGTTAGGCAAAACAGCAGACACATTTGCTCCGACTGGCCCTTATCTGGTCACCTCGGATGAAATCGAGGATGCAAACAACCTCCCCATTAAGCTGACGCTGAATGGAGAGGTCATGCAGAATTCCTGTACCGATAAATTTATCTTCACGATCCAGGAGATCGTGCAGTTCTTGTCTCAATTCATGACACTCGAACCGGGAGATATTATCTTTACCGGGACGCCACCGGGAGTGGGTATGGCCCGTAAGCCCCCTGTCTACATGAAACCTGGAGACCAGGTCGACGTAGAAATTCAGGGACTGGGTGTGTTACACAATCCTGTGGAAGCGTGGAACTGA
- the purM gene encoding phosphoribosylformylglycinamidine cyclo-ligase produces the protein MAKATYKDAGVDLDLYQKAMSSINPLLAKTHVAQKSRVMELPGGFAGLFRLNNPEPGPSGRQYEDPVLVSGTDGVGTKIKVAIQAEVYNTIGIDLVAMCVNDCLCLGAEPLFFLDYIALGKDDPERLVELMEGVTKGCVYSKAALLGGETAIMPDLYGDGDFDMAGFCVGVVERNQVLDGQAIQSGDVVLGLESSGFHSNGYSLIRKVVFEMAGLDVNDQIEELNQRTVASVLLEPTRIYAEAVNSIFQSYPDEIVISGLAHITGGGLVENVERILPQNRRIDLKKSAWEVPAAFRWLQSLGSIDEEEMFRVFNMGIGLVAIVRAQHAEEVQEKLQAQQIPSHVLGKVVQGEKEVTLS, from the coding sequence ATGGCCAAAGCGACCTATAAAGATGCCGGCGTCGACCTGGATCTCTATCAGAAAGCCATGTCTTCGATCAATCCCCTCCTGGCAAAAACGCATGTCGCACAAAAGTCCCGGGTGATGGAATTACCTGGTGGATTTGCCGGTCTGTTTCGCCTGAATAACCCGGAGCCGGGGCCTTCCGGTCGCCAGTATGAAGATCCGGTGCTGGTTTCGGGCACCGATGGAGTGGGGACCAAAATCAAAGTCGCCATTCAGGCTGAGGTCTATAATACGATCGGCATCGATCTGGTGGCGATGTGTGTGAATGACTGTCTCTGCCTGGGAGCCGAACCCCTGTTTTTCCTGGATTACATCGCATTGGGGAAAGATGATCCGGAACGACTGGTCGAGCTGATGGAAGGGGTGACAAAAGGTTGCGTGTACTCTAAAGCGGCTCTGCTGGGTGGGGAAACAGCAATCATGCCCGATTTGTACGGCGATGGTGATTTTGACATGGCTGGTTTCTGTGTCGGCGTTGTTGAACGCAACCAGGTGCTGGACGGCCAGGCGATTCAGTCCGGGGATGTCGTACTGGGTCTGGAATCGAGCGGATTTCACTCCAACGGTTACAGCCTGATCCGCAAAGTTGTCTTTGAGATGGCGGGACTGGATGTCAACGACCAGATCGAAGAACTGAATCAGCGAACGGTGGCCAGCGTACTGCTGGAGCCGACCCGGATTTATGCAGAAGCGGTCAATTCCATTTTCCAGAGTTATCCCGATGAGATTGTGATCAGTGGTCTGGCACACATTACCGGGGGGGGACTGGTAGAAAATGTAGAACGGATTCTGCCTCAGAATCGCCGGATTGATCTGAAAAAATCTGCCTGGGAAGTTCCGGCGGCATTCCGCTGGCTGCAGTCACTGGGGAGCATCGACGAGGAAGAGATGTTCCGCGTGTTTAATATGGGCATCGGCCTGGTGGCAATCGTCCGGGCGCAACATGCAGAGGAAGTGCAGGAAAAACTGCAAGCCCAGCAGATTCCCTCGCATGTGCTGGGGAAGGTCGTTCAGGGAGAGAAAGAGGTCACGCTCAGTTGA
- a CDS encoding PAS domain-containing protein codes for MERPNPTGLERTFADHEIIVSKTDLKGRITYANHTFIQISGFTEEELLGQPHNLIRHPDMPRSVFKLLWDTIQSGEEIFAYVVNLCKNGDHYWVLAHVTPTFNLSGEIIGYHSSRRVPERKAIEKVIPRYRSLKRIEGASSDWRTGMQNAILELRSQLDTVGMEYDEYVFAL; via the coding sequence ATGGAACGCCCGAATCCGACTGGTCTGGAACGAACATTTGCCGATCATGAGATTATCGTCAGCAAGACGGATCTCAAGGGGCGGATTACTTACGCGAATCATACGTTTATCCAGATTTCCGGTTTCACTGAGGAAGAACTGCTGGGGCAGCCCCATAATCTGATTCGCCATCCGGATATGCCCCGTTCTGTCTTCAAACTGTTATGGGACACGATTCAGTCGGGTGAGGAAATTTTTGCCTACGTTGTCAATCTCTGTAAAAACGGAGACCACTACTGGGTGCTGGCACACGTGACTCCCACATTCAATCTGTCCGGCGAGATCATCGGCTATCATTCCAGCCGCCGCGTTCCCGAACGGAAAGCGATCGAGAAAGTGATTCCCCGGTATCGTTCGTTAAAGCGGATTGAAGGTGCGAGTTCCGACTGGCGAACCGGTATGCAGAATGCAATTCTCGAATTGCGGTCGCAGCTGGATACCGTCGGAATGGAATACGATGAGTACGTCTTTGCTCTATGA
- a CDS encoding methyl-accepting chemotaxis protein, with protein MLELQTAEQRKTENEPASSLTDVEREELERYRGWVKQLADVCEAAAAGNLEVRLRHIDADGDLERARVSLNGLLDYTDAFVRESKASLTAAAQGKFFRKVLLKGMRGTFRHASEVINAAGEKMKFQAEELQQAETNRLEMADEFEQQVQGISTIVSAAATQLHATVQSLKGVTERAILETGTAVESIDQTAENVDIVAASTVQLNQSIQQIDDRVKQSTEVVQQAVNESEHAREFMSGLEEATNDIGSFAKIIADIAKQTNLLALNATIEAARAGEAGAGFAVVASEVKNLAQDTARATDRITEQIRQIQDVVHGAVTNIATVSSTIRKVDEISESISTSISEQSQAIATIHQNVKDAAGQTVQTYELVQRVSSTASETFLSTSDLVSAANDIARQSVSLNTAVNEFLMTIRSK; from the coding sequence ATGCTAGAACTGCAGACAGCCGAGCAGAGGAAAACAGAGAATGAGCCAGCGTCGAGCCTCACGGACGTGGAGCGTGAGGAACTGGAACGTTACCGCGGTTGGGTGAAACAACTGGCCGATGTCTGCGAGGCGGCTGCTGCGGGAAATCTGGAAGTCCGTCTGCGGCACATTGATGCAGACGGTGATCTGGAACGTGCGCGGGTTTCCCTGAATGGGTTACTGGATTATACCGACGCGTTTGTCCGCGAGTCGAAGGCCTCACTGACGGCTGCGGCACAGGGGAAATTCTTTCGCAAAGTGCTGCTGAAAGGGATGCGCGGCACATTTCGTCATGCGTCGGAAGTGATCAATGCTGCGGGCGAAAAGATGAAATTCCAGGCGGAAGAACTGCAGCAGGCGGAGACAAATCGCCTGGAGATGGCGGATGAATTCGAACAGCAAGTCCAGGGGATTTCGACGATTGTCTCCGCCGCCGCTACGCAGCTGCATGCGACAGTTCAGTCATTGAAAGGGGTGACGGAACGGGCCATTCTGGAAACGGGGACGGCTGTTGAATCGATCGATCAGACGGCCGAGAATGTCGATATCGTGGCTGCATCGACGGTGCAGTTGAATCAATCCATTCAGCAGATCGATGATCGGGTCAAGCAGTCTACGGAGGTGGTACAGCAGGCGGTCAATGAGAGTGAACACGCCCGGGAGTTCATGTCCGGGCTGGAAGAAGCGACCAACGACATCGGTTCATTCGCGAAGATCATTGCGGATATCGCCAAACAGACAAATCTGCTGGCACTGAATGCGACCATTGAAGCGGCCCGCGCCGGCGAAGCGGGAGCGGGATTCGCGGTGGTTGCTTCCGAAGTGAAAAACCTGGCACAGGATACGGCCCGGGCTACGGATCGCATTACCGAACAGATTCGGCAGATCCAGGATGTGGTGCATGGCGCGGTGACCAACATCGCGACCGTCAGTAGTACGATTCGCAAAGTGGATGAAATCAGCGAATCGATTTCGACTTCGATCTCCGAACAGAGCCAGGCGATTGCCACGATTCACCAGAACGTCAAAGATGCCGCGGGACAAACAGTGCAGACTTATGAACTGGTGCAACGGGTCTCCTCCACAGCATCTGAGACATTTCTTTCCACGAGCGACCTGGTCAGTGCCGCCAACGATATTGCCCGGCAGTCGGTAAGCTTGAATACCGCGGTCAACGAGTTTCTGATGACGATCCGTTCGAAATAG
- a CDS encoding acyltransferase family protein: MTDSTPAATTDKNRKRIVSLDQFRGYTVAGMFLVNYMGFFILCPVVLKHHNTYCSYADTIMPHFLFAVGFAYRLTFGRRIQTQGAVSAYLRVVRRLLGLVLVSLVMYRLEEPIAKTWSELESIGVWGAIADPLKRKWFQTLMHIAVTSLWITPVIRSQATVRIAYMLFSATAHVVLSYYFYFTWVNSPPNGIDGGPLGFLTWSIPAIIGTLACDWVVEAEGLPRIKPILFWSCALMLLGWIISCGTRLYDVPAIDQSMAGNQDLKLAIHPVIPTEAQFKAKEGEPFSAYLAEPPFVKPPGQEQRKWNYWMMSQRAGTLSYLVFSAGLSLFVYLLFHLACDRGNLHIPLFRTLGTNALAAYILHDLVMESVKPFATKDAPWWYAWGSFLLFFWITWLFVRHLEKNKIHLKL; encoded by the coding sequence ATGACAGACTCCACCCCGGCCGCCACGACCGACAAAAACCGGAAACGCATCGTCTCCCTCGACCAGTTCCGGGGCTACACCGTGGCGGGCATGTTCCTCGTGAACTACATGGGCTTCTTCATCCTCTGCCCGGTCGTGCTCAAGCATCACAATACCTACTGCAGCTACGCCGACACGATCATGCCTCACTTTCTGTTCGCGGTCGGCTTTGCCTATCGGCTCACCTTCGGCAGACGGATTCAGACCCAGGGCGCCGTCTCAGCTTACCTGCGGGTGGTCAGGCGCCTGCTGGGACTGGTACTGGTCTCGCTGGTGATGTATCGGCTTGAAGAACCGATTGCCAAAACCTGGAGCGAACTGGAGTCGATCGGTGTCTGGGGCGCGATCGCCGATCCACTCAAACGTAAATGGTTTCAAACGCTGATGCACATCGCCGTCACCTCGCTCTGGATCACTCCCGTCATCCGCTCCCAAGCCACCGTGCGCATCGCCTACATGCTCTTCTCCGCAACCGCGCACGTGGTGCTCTCGTATTACTTTTATTTCACCTGGGTCAACTCACCACCGAACGGCATCGACGGCGGACCGCTCGGTTTCCTGACTTGGTCGATCCCCGCGATCATCGGCACGCTCGCCTGTGACTGGGTCGTGGAAGCGGAAGGCTTGCCCCGCATTAAACCCATCCTCTTCTGGTCCTGCGCGCTGATGCTCCTGGGCTGGATCATCTCCTGCGGCACCCGTCTCTATGATGTCCCGGCAATAGATCAATCCATGGCTGGCAACCAGGATCTGAAACTGGCCATCCATCCGGTCATTCCTACGGAAGCGCAATTCAAAGCCAAAGAGGGAGAGCCATTTTCCGCCTATCTGGCGGAACCTCCGTTCGTCAAACCGCCAGGACAGGAACAGCGAAAATGGAACTACTGGATGATGAGCCAGCGGGCGGGAACGCTTTCGTATCTCGTCTTTTCCGCGGGACTGTCGCTGTTCGTCTACCTGCTGTTTCACCTCGCCTGCGATCGGGGCAACCTGCACATTCCGCTGTTTCGCACTCTGGGAACGAACGCCCTGGCCGCCTACATCCTGCACGACCTCGTCATGGAATCGGTCAAACCCTTCGCTACGAAAGACGCCCCCTGGTGGTATGCCTGGGGCAGCTTCCTGCTCTTCTTCTGGATCACCTGGCTGTTTGTCCGGCACCTGGAGAAGAACAAGATCCACCTCAAACTCTGA
- a CDS encoding XylR family transcriptional regulator, with the protein MKSRPSIALLIESSNSYARGLLRGIMAYIHEHHSWSIYLPEHGRGNVPVNWLNSWHGDGIIARIENTKIAEAVVNCGVPAVDVSAARLAPSLPWVETDDRAIASLAAQHLIERGFQHYAFCGDHRFNWSRWREDHFQNVIRDAGYLCHAYPQTTGRKQAPPWEAEQQRLADWIQQLPKPVGIMACYDIKAQQLLDVCRTINVSVPEEVAIIGVDNDEILCNLSEPPLSSVIPNTRLTGYEAAALLDRMIAGEPVSSDAHLIKPLGIATRQSTDIQAIDDKLISDAVRFIRQQACEGINVQDVLKSVPLSRRVLESRFQKIIGRSPHEEIMRIRLDRVKQLLEETELPLIEIANRTGFRHSEYLNVAFKKQTGTTPGQFRRERKQTR; encoded by the coding sequence ATGAAATCACGCCCCTCGATCGCCCTGCTCATCGAATCATCCAACTCCTATGCCCGCGGGCTCTTACGCGGCATCATGGCCTACATTCACGAGCACCACTCCTGGTCGATCTACCTCCCCGAGCATGGTCGAGGCAATGTCCCCGTCAACTGGCTCAACAGCTGGCACGGCGACGGCATCATCGCGCGAATTGAAAACACAAAGATCGCTGAAGCCGTCGTGAACTGCGGCGTCCCGGCCGTCGATGTGAGTGCCGCCCGTCTGGCCCCCTCCCTCCCCTGGGTCGAAACCGATGACCGCGCGATCGCCTCCCTCGCCGCCCAACACCTCATCGAACGCGGCTTTCAACACTACGCCTTTTGCGGCGACCATCGCTTCAACTGGTCCCGCTGGCGGGAAGACCATTTCCAGAACGTCATCCGGGACGCCGGCTATCTCTGTCACGCCTATCCGCAGACCACCGGTCGCAAACAGGCGCCCCCCTGGGAAGCCGAACAACAACGCCTGGCCGACTGGATCCAGCAACTCCCCAAGCCGGTCGGCATCATGGCCTGCTATGACATTAAAGCGCAGCAACTGCTCGATGTCTGCCGTACGATTAATGTCTCTGTCCCCGAAGAGGTCGCCATCATTGGCGTGGACAATGACGAAATCCTCTGTAACCTTTCCGAGCCGCCCCTCTCCAGCGTGATCCCCAACACGCGTCTCACCGGCTACGAAGCAGCCGCCCTGCTCGATCGCATGATCGCCGGCGAACCGGTCTCCTCAGACGCGCATCTCATCAAGCCCCTGGGCATCGCCACGCGCCAGTCTACCGATATCCAGGCCATCGACGACAAGCTGATTTCCGACGCCGTCCGCTTCATCCGCCAGCAGGCCTGCGAAGGCATCAATGTGCAGGACGTTTTGAAATCGGTCCCCCTCTCCCGGCGGGTCCTCGAAAGCCGCTTCCAGAAAATCATCGGTCGCTCACCGCACGAAGAGATCATGCGCATCCGCCTCGATCGTGTGAAACAGTTGCTCGAAGAAACCGAACTCCCGCTGATCGAAATCGCCAACCGCACCGGCTTTCGCCACTCCGAGTATCTGAACGTCGCCTTCAAAAAACAGACCGGCACCACCCCCGGCCAGTTCCGCCGCGAACGAAAACAGACGCGTTGA
- a CDS encoding Gfo/Idh/MocA family protein — translation MSEKQMNVAIVGLGFGAEFIPIYQAHPNANMYAICQRSEDHLNEIGDTFGIEKRYTSYDELLADPDVDAVHINTPIPDHAPQSIKALKAGKHVACTVPMATTVAECEEIVKTVKETGLKYMMMETVVYSREFLFIKEMYDKGELGKIQYMQASHPQDMEGWPEYWERMIPMHYATHVVSPVLGMVNGRAEYVSCFGSGTVNDDIAEKSGNKFAVETCHIKIKDSDIAAHIWRFLFDTARQYRESVDVYGTKKSFEWPLIEGENPVLHTAKKPEPEIPERVEVPDYAHLLPTEIQKFTRAIHDADHLSFLQGAGHGGSHPHLVNAFLKSLVEDTDPWPNAPLSANWTSVGILAHESAVAGGELKKLPEFTLE, via the coding sequence ATGAGTGAGAAACAGATGAATGTCGCGATTGTCGGTCTGGGATTTGGTGCCGAGTTCATTCCCATTTACCAGGCGCATCCGAATGCCAACATGTATGCGATCTGTCAGCGTTCGGAAGATCATCTGAACGAGATCGGCGACACGTTCGGGATTGAGAAGCGTTATACCTCTTACGATGAGCTGCTGGCGGATCCTGATGTGGATGCCGTCCATATTAATACACCGATTCCCGATCACGCACCGCAGTCGATCAAAGCGTTGAAGGCAGGGAAGCATGTCGCGTGTACGGTGCCGATGGCAACGACGGTGGCGGAGTGCGAAGAAATCGTCAAGACGGTCAAAGAGACCGGACTGAAATACATGATGATGGAGACTGTCGTTTACAGCCGCGAGTTTCTGTTCATCAAGGAGATGTACGACAAAGGGGAGCTGGGCAAGATTCAGTACATGCAGGCCAGTCACCCGCAGGACATGGAAGGCTGGCCCGAGTACTGGGAGCGGATGATCCCGATGCACTATGCAACGCATGTGGTGAGTCCGGTGCTGGGGATGGTCAACGGTCGGGCCGAGTATGTGAGCTGCTTTGGTTCCGGGACCGTGAACGACGACATCGCGGAAAAGTCGGGCAACAAGTTCGCCGTGGAGACGTGTCACATCAAGATCAAGGATTCCGATATCGCGGCTCACATCTGGCGGTTCCTGTTTGATACGGCGCGGCAGTACCGGGAATCGGTGGACGTGTATGGCACGAAAAAATCGTTTGAGTGGCCCTTGATCGAAGGGGAAAACCCGGTGCTGCATACCGCGAAGAAGCCGGAACCGGAAATTCCCGAGCGAGTGGAAGTGCCCGATTACGCGCATCTGCTGCCCACTGAAATTCAGAAATTCACCCGGGCGATTCACGACGCCGACCATCTCTCCTTCCTGCAGGGAGCCGGGCACGGGGGTTCGCATCCGCACCTGGTGAATGCGTTTCTGAAGTCGCTGGTGGAAGACACGGATCCCTGGCCGAACGCCCCGCTGTCTGCGAACTGGACCAGCGTGGGAATTCTGGCGCATGAGTCTGCCGTGGCGGGCGGGGAACTGAAAAAACTGCCCGAGTTCACATTGGAATAA